The genomic window atttttaTCAAATCAGCTTATATTCAACAATGTGAATGTGAATGTGAATGTTCATTATACTCCGAATTGTTGAACCATGGAAAGGGATTTGATGTTGCTATTGTTGATGAAGCCTCTCTGTGCTTGACTCCTGACGTCTTCCTTTTCACATGTGCAGCAGATAGAAACCCTTATAGGGATGAAACACGATCTCTTTCATTCTCGGACAATGAAAGTAAAAAAATCCATGAACTCTTGGACCAATATGTTGCCACTCTTGTCCAAACAGGGGTATTATCTTTCTTCTAAATCTTTTATTCCTATtgttaaattataattatttactAAGGTGTTCTATTTAATCACTCACCTAATATGTGTTATCATCCTACCCATTTCTAGAATAGCTAGGTAGGACGATAAAATAGTGACTACTTTCTCCAAAGCTTTGATTGAACTttgaaaagtttaaaaataatggTTTCATAAGATGCCGGTCCAGTTTAGTAAATATTTATGGAAGGAAATCTATGCTTATACTATACCAAATGCCTGTAGGTAAGGGCACATAAATTGTTGATTGAGATGGACAATATTGAGAAAGGGATTATGGAAGCTATTGCTCAGCACAATATTAGATTGCTTGTAATTGGAGCTGCAGCAGACAGATATAACTTGGGGTATAAATTTCAAACCTTTGTTATTCTTTCATGTCTTCATTGCCTTCCTTTGTCCTTATCCTCTTGAAATTACTGGAAACTGTACCGTAAAATTAAGGTAAAGCTTCTTAAAAGTGAGAAATATAATCTTTCACGACGGTCTCTATCTTCATTATGCATCTTTCTTCTCCTCAACTTGCTTTTTTATAGGCTGTATTTATAGGGATATTCCATTTCAGATATGTGTAGATATTGGCAGTTTTATGACATTCTTCATCTGTTTATCTTCCCATTTTTTAGGAAGGTTGCAATTGGCTATTTATTTCTGGTTGAACAATAAAAAAAGGCCATAGTTGTCTCTTGATTCTGAATTAGGATTATGTCAACCACTGTCTTTTGTACAAATTACTGAACGTATAGTTTTTGGAATTGCAGGAAATTGGCTGAGCAAGAGTCAACAAAGATTATTCCTGTACATAAACAAGCAGTTCCATCATGTAATATTTGGTTCATTTGCAATGGCAACATCAAATGTACCAGGTACTTGTTAATTTAAGTGTGAATTGCATTTATTCCTAAAACTGTAAGTCAAGATGTAGTGTAGATGAATTGGACTGCATGCATATCTCTGTCATTTAAAGCAGTTTATGATATAGAAGGACAAGTCGTTATGAAACATTGCAGCGACAAACATGTCCTCACTTCCACTTTTGTGAAATTTGAACGATAATTAGGGTAGATAGTAAACGTACACCTGAAATAGAGACTGCCCCTCCACTGTTGGTGTGCAATTCAAATGCAGAAGCCGAACAATCACAGAAGTTTGAATATGAATCGATTCCTAATGGATTGGAACATTTAGGTATTTCTGCTGGATGtttctttccattctctttctTTTAATTGATTTTAGAATGACAGGTGACTTTCAGCTATTATCGTTTATCAGGATTGTTATGGGTAATAACTTGTGACAGGGTTGTGCAGATTCTGATGATGTGGAAGAAATTGAAACTGTCAGTTCCCACAGTTCATTACGTTCAAAATGGTCCTCCATTAGTGTTGCTGACAGTTCAAAGTTGTCAGGATTGCTGTTTTGTGAGGTGAGAGGTGCTGGTTTTCCTTCAGCCTTAGTGCACAAGTTTCTTCAATTTTCATGCTAGATTACTTCACATTTTCTGGTATGCTACTACTCTTTTAAGGTAGGAAACCTTTTCTACATGCTTGCCTGCACATAAAATCAGTGGAAAACAGGCATTAAATTCATGATTTCTGAAATATGAATGCATGGTGTATTTGAATAATTTCAGTGTGTAATGAAAGGTTTTGGGTATTAATATGTATACAAAGATATATTCGTTTCAATTAGATGTTTGTCATTTTGTTTCTGCTTTAAATTAAGAACAATTAAGCCATGTCCAACTAGGTGGGACCGGCTATGTTTCCattttaaccaagtggtaaattTTGAATTCTTCGTGATTTTGCAGGAGGAGGTAGATGGTGAAATTGAAGACAAAAGTGAAATAAATGGTAGACTGGAAGAGTCCACTAGAGATTCCAAAAGCATGAGGCGAAAAGAATTTGAAGAGGCTTTAAAGCAGCGGAAAGTCAAAGAAAGTTCTTTGGAGGTTGAAAGCAAATCAAATTTTGTCTTTGCTTAATATATTTCAATGTCAGATTCAAATTTCGTTTTCATATAGAAAGTTCTCTCTGATAACCATTTTCCtccctcattaaagaggacataATGCCTTCATCACCAGTATTCCTATCAGTCTATCACCGTTACGTTAAATAACACAACTTTGTAAAACAAAAAAGCTTCCTTATCAGATGCAAATGATCATCAATTTAGTGTGGCAGAAGCACGTGTTTTTTCATATAGAAGGTCATGCCTTCATATACATGTAGAATATACACTTATGAATTGGTGCCTTATTATGCATGAACTAGATCAATTTCATTGTCTTCTGAAACTTTGCCGCAACTTGGTTTCCAACAGGATGAAGCATTAGAAATGGAAAGCCTGTGTGCtaaggagaaaaacaaaagaagagaAGTTGAAGAACAATTAGCTAGAGAgaaggaagaattacaaaagacAAAGAATCAGCAAGATGAAATAATGTATGAGTTGCAAACTGTCCAAGAACAAAATTCAGCACTTGAGAACCAACTTTCTGAGAGACAGGAAACAGCAAAAGAGTTGGAGGAGAAGATTTTATCAGCTGTGGACCTGTTGATAAGTTTCAAGGAAAAACGAGATAGACTGCAGATAGAGTGTGCAAATGCAGTAAGGCAAGTCCGAGTGCTGAGGGAATTTGGAAAGTCACATACTTCATTTTCTtatgcagtagaattccctgtaTTTTCTTTCATGGAGATCAATCAGGCAACTAATGATTTTGATCCATCTTGGAAGATTGGAGAAGGAAGATATGGAAGTGTTTACAAAGGAGTGCTTCGCAATATGCATGTTGCTATAAAAATGTTACCTTCTTATGGCTGTCACAGCCAATTGGAGTTTGAACGTCAGGTAATCTTATATTCTCATTGTTTGCTTGGTAGTCTGAAATTAGATTATTAGGATGCTCATTTAAGAACCCAAAGATGTCTAAGAGTCAGTATTCTTATATGCTCATTTTCACCTTCTCCAAAGAAATGTATGGTGTATTACGCCCTATTCTACACCAAATTCATTTTTGAAGCTCAGTTATGACATTTTTTGGTTCTTAGAAAAGATAAACTCAGATCTCCTGAGTGCTTTTTTCTTACTTTTTAGCTTGGTTTAAAATATATATTCTGAATTCTCTGTATTGCAGGGTTGAATTATCTTGACTGGATAAATCTGTCATATTTTGTGCTTGTATGAGGAACTCATCTGTTTTTGTTTATTCACCCTGGTTATAATTTCTATTGAATTTCTAGGTAGCAGTTTTGAGTCGGGTGAGACATCGAAACCTGTTGACACTGATTGGAACATGTGCCGAGTCTAGGTCACTTGTGTATGAATATCTAAATAATGGCAGCCTTGAAGGTCACCTTGCCCGCAAAGAGAAGTCTCCACTTCCATGGCAAATTCGAATATCCGTTGCTGCTGACATATGTTCTGCTCTAATTTTTCTTCACTCTAGCGAGCCTAGTATTATACATGGGAATTTGAAAGCTAGTAAGGTTCTCCTTGATGCTAACTTTGTTGCCAAACTTGCTGACATTGGCATTCATGGTTTAGTTGAGAAGAATGTGGATTCAGCTCACACAACAATACACAACAAACCAAATGAAAGTTTGGCATATGTTGATCCAGAGTATCTTGCCACTGGCAAATTCACTCCAGAATCGGATGTGTATTCGTTCGGAATCCTGTTGTTGCAACTTCTAACCGGAAGACCACTTTTGGGGCTAGTCAGAGATGTCAAATGTGCATTGGAAAAGGATAACCTTGAAGCAGTATTGGACTTCTCAGCTGGTGAGTGGCCACTTGATCAAACTATACATCTGGCCTATTTAGCATTGAGATGTTGTCACAAGACTTGGCTGAACCGGCCGGACCTCACATCAGATATTTGGGATGTTCTTGAACCATTCAGAACTACATGCATGAACATGCCACCATATTTGACATCCAAGAAACATCGCCGCACTCCATCCCACTTTGTATGCCCCATTGTGCAGGTGAATATAAAAAATTGGTTGAAATACattcttataaaaattttggccTCTATTTAATGGAATATGCTAGATTAGCTGTTGCTTGTTTTTCATTTTGCAGGAGGTAATGGAAGATCCGTACATAGCTGCAGATGGCTTTACGTATGAAGCCGAGGCAATAAGAGAATGGTTGGATAGTGGTCACGACACTTCCCCCATGACAAACCTCAAGCTTGAGCACACAAATTTAGTGCCTAATTATGCATTACATAATGCAATTCAAGAATGGCAGCAACTACAGTGAAAATGTTCCATAATCCATAGTCAAATTACACATACATGCACATATGGGGACGAAATGGAGGGGAAGGGAAAGTTTTAATTATACCTtccttttttttggtttttttttttttttttccctttgttAAATTATATTGTAATTTAACATAACCCTTCTTAATTCTTGTACACTAAACATCTAAACAAGTTTATTCTCACATTCTCTTCCTATTCCTTTCCCCAACATTTTCCTTTAATTCCATCCGTTTCATTCTCCATTTCTCCTAACAAAATTGACGTAATTAATCAAGTTGATAAGCATAGCATACATTGGCATGAGACTGTTAATGGTTGCTTTAATGGATGACAGATGTAATTCTTAGTATGGCTTGAGCTCCGTTCAATGAGAACATGTATGGAAATCAGCATTATTAAGTTAGAAATCTCTAGTCATTAGAAAAGTAATGGAATAAATGTTTGAATATGTGTATGTATAATTTTGTAGTCATCATCCAGGAAAAGGTAACGAAAATATGCTAGggtatattaaatataaaatattctataataaaataTTGTTCACTGAAATTTAagtattttctttttgtattagCAAATGTGTTTCCAACAAAACATGAGGAGAACACGTAAAAGTTTATGGATTAACTAACCCCAAGACCTACTCATGCATTACCCAAAAACAGAGAGTCATTTAAAACTCATTCTATCTACCTTCTCATATCTACGTTATACTCCATGCAATATTATCATCCTCCATAGCACATAACCTCTTTCACCTCCACTTTTGTCTTCGCATTATCCTATGTTCAAGTTTCATAAGTaattaaaacaattttgaacaatTATCTTATGGTGTGTGTAACTGATGCATGGATTTTGCAGTGCACTAAAATTACAATTGGGCCATATATAAACGGTGTTCTTTTGTCTATATTCATGTGACCAAGTCGGTTCCATTGACATTGTTATCATGTTATTCTATGGGAACgtaacaatatcaaaaataaaattaaaaatattttatagagGACGCGGATTTTTATTCATTTAATACTATTACAcattttaaaataactttttttaaacaaaatttgTATTCTTAAATCTTAATAAATATTATGTTAGCAAAAGCCCAcagtaataatataatattaagaTCACAACTTAAATTCATCCATTAATGTTTTAAGTCTCATTAGCACTGTAATTATATGGAGGCACGTGCGCTGTCACTTGTGGGATAAAAGTAAAGAGGTTCTGTGATTGTGAATTTGTGATGTGATGTGACCTAAGCCCAAAATCCAAACCAATAATAACTAAATTAGtaattaaattttgtttttgtgtttttttttttccttttcttgttaGCAACGTTTTATAATTTTCACCCTAGTGCAACTACTGCAGGTTCTTCTCTTGTTTCTCTGAGCAGTACCATTTTCGCTGCATCCAAATCTACTCCTCAGCTGTTTTTGTTTCTTCTTCGGATAGTCACAGAAATCTTTTTGTTTTTCAACCGATCTCGTTTTGCCCGTGGTACGTACCTACTTGATCCACTATTGTGCTACTTTGCTTTCCCTAACTGGATCACAGATCATGTTCTTATAGATTTGTGTTATTATTTTCTCGATTGAAAAATACAATTAATCATCTAGTGATTGAACAGTTGAATACGAAGGATGAGTTTATTCATTAGCATTATGTCAATATATGTTGAACACCCTAACATGGATTAAAGTGCAGTTTCTACATCTACATCCATCCCTTTTGCTATTGCTGAGTTTCAATATATTTGGAGTTTCATTTATTCAATGATCAATTTTTATATGGCTTGATTTTTTGTTTCAATTACATCAACGTAGAAGTGAATAAAAGTTTCCAGGTATAGGCATGCTTTGAATATTCAATTCATTGGATCTAGAATTGCAGTTGTTTGGAAGCAATTATTAAATAACTGGACACTTGGATTACATTGTTTATTTTCGGAATTCCTTCTATAACAATTTATAAATGACGAGAATGGTATAATGCCAGTACACTTGATTCTTCTTTTTCACCATTGAAGTGTTTCACTAGCTTGTAAATAAGCTTCAGAAGATATTATAAATATGGCAAATATGTGTGCCTAATGCTTTAACATAATGAATTAAAGAGGCCTGGTTTGATAATAGCAATTTTCTGCATTTTCATGTCAACAATCTCATGTTTTGCTTCATCATATGAAAGTTGGGTGCTCCATAATCAGTTGAGCAATTTGTACCATCCTGTCTTTGGCTTTTTCCCTTTAACTATGTCCTGACAGTGTTTTTTGTTCCCTTGAAATTCAATTTTGTTGAATACTTAACTTTATTTATTCCTTTCCTCTTGCCAGTTATTTTAAATTTATGCCTATGTTTACGTGTAATTTTCCATAATCTATGCAGTAGAATCTTGTAAACCCTCTTGGTAGGCCTTTGGTGTGAATAGATGCCAGTTGCTAAACTCACGGCCTCTGGCTCTCCTGATGTCATGAAAACAGAAGACAGAAATGATTCTATAGATACCATCATCAGACAAGCAATTGGAAAGgaacctttcctttcttttccTAGGGCTGGTGACAGCCCTGTACAATGGATTCAATTACTCCATGCTTTAGACCAGCAAGGTATCAGTAATAACTTTATATTATGTCATTATATTTTTTGTGGGGTTTGATTTTTGAAAGTATATTGTGAATACCAAATTGTATTCATTTGATATTTAATGGTTACTGAATGTGTTTTTCCCTTGAGAGAAAAATACAAGAGAAAAGTGAAGAGTCAATAGTTTAAAATATTTAGATCACTTTGCCTGTATGCTGGCCTATTCAAAACTAACACAATTCTTTCTAAAATGTATCCAATTTCATTTGGGCTTGGTACTGGTGTGTACTGTTCTAAACACAAGTATTCTAATACAATCTGTTATTTGTTTGACAGAACTTCCAGGGTGGCCTTTGCTTTCTCCTGTGAAAGTTCAGTTGCAGAAGTGTGACAAGTGTTCTCGAGAGTTTTGCTCTCCCATTAACCATAGAAGACATATGCGTGTACACCATCGATTGAAGAAGCTTGATAAGGTTTTCTTTATAGCTATAAATAAAAGCAATATTTATCCCATTTTTGCTCTTAGTTGATGAGTCCTTTGTGTGTTTTCATAGTTGGTTCTTTTCCATGCCCTCCTCAATTTTACCTAATGCTGCTTTCAAATTGTAGGATTCTAAGAAAAACCGAGATCTTCTAGGAGCTTATTGGGATAAGGTAATTTTTCATCTTTGTGAATTTCACTTGTATGATGAATACTAGTAGTTTTGtgttttttactaattttttgtgAATGATGTAGCTCTCTATAGAAGAGGCAAAAGAAGTTGTGTCATTCAAGAATGTAATGTTGGAGGTATAACTTTCTGCTTCTTACATGACTGGTTTACTTGTACATGAAGTTATTTTAATATGGCTTACTTTTATCTCACTAGTGTATATCAAATATATATGGCTACGACTGGGAAGGGATGAAATGGATATAAGGAAATCTGAGTGACATGAGGCCTTATCCAATCACTTATTTACTCACTCACTCTAAAACAACTGCTAAATTAGGGACCATATTTAAAGGCatgacttttatttatttatttaattttttgttttaaaagaaaattgCAGTACTTTCATTGCATGAGCATACTTGCATCAATCCTCATATGCTATTATGTGTTTTATTTTGTTTGGCTGTAGTACTTTTCTATTACAGTTGCTACTATGGATTAGAAAAGTGAAAACTCATGCGCCATGTCCATTTGTTGGATGGTTATAGGTGCATTTTCGAATGTGAATATGAATGTTTGAAACTTCTTCATCAAACTTCTTTTCAGCTTCTATTGTTTTCCTCTTTCCTCCCTTTTTTCCCTAACAAATCTAAgtatattgtttttttttcttactaATTGACATGATTATACTTTAGGAAGTTCCAGGGTCTTCAATTTTAAATGCTTTGGCAAGTCTTACTCAAAAACAAGGATTGTCTTCTCTTCCACAGTATTATCTTAGGGCTGGTTCTGCCCTTCTGGTATGAAACTTAATGGTCTTACTTATCAGTTATTTATTTCAAATATGTTTCTTGTTATGGTATATTGATGCTATAAATATAAATTGTTTTCAGGATATTGTCGAATCGAGGCCTTCAAGCTTTCCTATATCTTCCCAAGAGTTGTTCAGTATACTTGATGATTCCAGTGAAAAAACATTTTTGTGTGGGACAGCAGTGTCAATGCAAAGATATGTTTTTGATGGAGAGGCTGGAAAGATTGGTCTTGAACCAAAAAACATAGTTTCTTGCACTAGTTTCTTGGTAGAGCAGAAATTGGTAATTATTTTTCTAAACTCCAAAATATATTCCAGTTAATGAATTTCATGATATTCTGtattcaaatttcaaacaaaCCAGACCTGATTCCATTTTGACAAAGCAAAAAGGTGTGAATTATCTGAATTAGTTCTCTGAGTCATAGTCGTGAATAAATAGGAATTTCCTTTTACATAGGTGAAGGCATGGCTTGCAGACAAAGAAGCTGAAGCATTGAAGTGTCAGAAGCAGCTAGTTGAGGAGGAAGAAGCTGCTCAGAAAAGGTACGTAGCTCTATAACCAGTTTGTTTTTATACTGTCGTGATTGCTCCCAATCCTTTGCGTCTTTTGATATCTGGTCTTATTGGTCATCCTGAGTGATTCTTAATGTTTGTTTTAACCTTTTAGGTTCTTAAGGAATGACCATTATTTCTAGGGTTTACGGATTTAGTTTGAGAGTAGGATTATATGATTATATGATATACTattattcttctttttccttcttggtTTTGTTTATCTGTTTTCAAGTTTCCTTGTTCAGTTTTGGGTGCTTGATTTTATCATCCTTATTTTCAGGGTAATCTTGATTGAATGACATTTAGAATTTAGGGAGGGGACCCCAATTGATTTTTATCATCcttattcttttaatttgatttcataaAAAATTTCTAACCACTTCTGAAACTTCTGTTATGCTACTATATTAAATACGTCACATTATTTTAGTTATTTGGCtattttgataaaataatctGTCCTTTATCTTGACTTATGCTGCAAAGCCAAAAAAGGATTAGAGTTGCAAGTGTACTCTCTTGTAAACTAGCCGTTTATGGAAAGTAGGACTCTTTATttaacttttctccctttttataGACAAGCTGAGATTTTGGAGAGGAAACGCCAGAAAAAGCTTAGACAAAAAGAACAGAAGGGGAGGGAACTGCTCGAAGATGACATTGAAATTAAACGGAACATCAATAGCACAGGAGAGGCTGTACTATCTGCAGAAACATCTTTGGATACGTGTGTCTTTGAAGCACATAATTCTGATACATTTGCAGATCATGCTTCTTCACCACATGCATCTGCCTGTCACTTTCCTGACATTTATGAAGGTGCTGAAAGGGACTCAGGGTATGAATGTGACACTGATCAAAATATTGAGCGACAAACATCCCACAGACATAATCGTCGACGCATGATGGTTGCAAGACAGCAAGGACTGCCAAAATCACAGTGGGCTGTATCCAACTGTTTACATGCGAGCccatattctcaattatcaaagCATGGAGTCATTCAGAGATATGGGACAAACCGGGATCAAAGAGTGACTTCTATTACTAATGGGATGAAAGTATGGAGTCGAAAGCCTAAACCGGATATTGATGGGATGGTTTCAAAAGCCAGACTGCAAAAAGAACCAGACAAGGTTAAGAATCATGAAGTATTGATAGGATCTATATCTGTAACTCTAAGCAATTGCAGCCAATCAGTGGGTAGCCTTGTGGCATCTCATGGTGATGATATTGTGGAGAATCCGACAAAGCAGTGTACTGTACAGGAGAAGCCAGTGAAACCTGATTCCTCCCAGAGTAGCAACAACCCATTAACAGTGAAGTTTTGGCGGCCAATTGACAAACATGGAACCAAAGACCCATTTCCACTTCAAAATGGTAGGGCTGGAGCTGAAGCTGATACTTATGAAAAACAGGATCAAACTTTGTCAGGTCAAAGTAGTTTAAGGGTGTATAGTATAGATCATAGTGATATTGGTTTCGGGAACAAGTTTCCCGATTTTGGTGCTAAAGCATATCCAAGAAGCCTTTTCTCCAGACATGCTGCCAAAGTCTTTCTTGCACAAAGTAATCTTTGCTACCCTACATTTTCAGAGTTCTATTCTATTGTACTGTCCCGTGTCACTAAAAATGACTTCCTTGGTCTTTAATTGTCTTTAATCTAATTGAAAACAATTCCTATGCAGGATGGAAAGAAGCTATTTCNNNNNNNNNNNNNNNNNNNNNNNNNNNNNNNNNNNNNNNNNNNNNNNNNNNNNNNNNNNNNNNNNNNNNNNNNNNNNNNNNNNNNNNNNNNNNNNNNNNNNNNNNNNNNNNNNNNNNNNNNNNNNNNNNNNNNNNNNNNNNNNNNNNNNNNNNNNNNNNNNNNNNNNNNNNNNNNNNN from Arachis ipaensis cultivar K30076 chromosome B09, Araip1.1, whole genome shotgun sequence includes these protein-coding regions:
- the LOC107616093 gene encoding uncharacterized protein LOC107616093, which encodes MPVAKLTASGSPDVMKTEDRNDSIDTIIRQAIGKEPFLSFPRAGDSPVQWIQLLHALDQQELPGWPLLSPVKVQLQKCDKCSREFCSPINHRRHMRVHHRLKKLDKDSKKNRDLLGAYWDKLSIEEAKEVVSFKNVMLEEVPGSSILNALASLTQKQGLSSLPQYYLRAGSALLDIVESRPSSFPISSQELFSILDDSSEKTFLCGTAVSMQRYVFDGEAGKIGLEPKNIVSCTSFLVEQKLVKAWLADKEAEALKCQKQLVEEEEAAQKRQAEILERKRQKKLRQKEQKGRELLEDDIEIKRNINSTGEAVLSAETSLDTCVFEAHNSDTFADHASSPHASACHFPDIYEGAERDSGYECDTDQNIERQTSHRHNRRRMMVARQQGLPKSQWAVSNCLHASPYSQLSKHGVIQRYGTNRDQRVTSITNGMKVWSRKPKPDIDGMVSKARLQKEPDKVKNHEVLIGSISVTLSNCSQSVGSLVASHGDDIVENPTKQCTVQEKPVKPDSSQSSNNPLTVKFWRPIDKHGTKDPFPLQNGRAGAEADTYEKQDQTLSGQSSLRVYSIDHSDIGFGNKFPDFGAKAYPRSLFSRHAAKVFLAQRWKEVQDRELTASEFSNADRYGTVANAENQLHATSEVTKSKTKMKPKKGIKIKYIPKQKAAT
- the LOC107617917 gene encoding U-box domain-containing protein 32 isoform X2; translated protein: MGSIQLAEAEEQDTHTVFVAVGNNIHKTQQLLHWASHNFPSKSICLLHVHHPHPIDSSHRNPYRDETRSLSFSDNESKKIHELLDQYVATLVQTGVRAHKLLIEMDNIEKGIMEAIAQHNIRLLVIGAAADRYNLGKLAEQESTKIIPVHKQAVPSCNIWFICNGNIKCTRVDSKRTPEIETAPPLLVCNSNAEAEQSQKFEYESIPNGLEHLDSDDVEEIETVSSHSSLRSKWSSISVADSSKLSGLLFCEEEVDGEIEDKSEINGRLEESTRDSKSMRRKEFEEALKQRKVKESSLEDEALEMESLCAKEKNKRREVEEQLAREKEELQKTKNQQDEIMYELQTVQEQNSALENQLSERQETAKELEEKILSAVDLLISFKEKRDRLQIECANAVRQVRVLREFGKSHTSFSYAVEFPVFSFMEINQATNDFDPSWKIGEGRYGSVYKGVLRNMHVAIKMLPSYGCHSQLEFERQVAVLSRVRHRNLLTLIGTCAESRSLVYEYLNNGSLEGHLARKEKSPLPWQIRISVAADICSALIFLHSSEPSIIHGNLKASKVLLDANFVAKLADIGIHGLVEKNVDSAHTTIHNKPNESLAYVDPEYLATGKFTPESDVYSFGILLLQLLTGRPLLGLVRDVKCALEKDNLEAVLDFSAGEWPLDQTIHLAYLALRCCHKTWLNRPDLTSDIWDVLEPFRTTCMNMPPYLTSKKHRRTPSHFVCPIVQEVMEDPYIAADGFTYEAEAIREWLDSGHDTSPMTNLKLEHTNLVPNYALHNAIQEWQQLQ
- the LOC107617917 gene encoding U-box domain-containing protein 32 isoform X1, which produces MGSIQLAEAEEQDTHTVFVAVGNNIHKTQQLLHWASHNFPSKSICLLHVHHPHPIDSSPDRNPYRDETRSLSFSDNESKKIHELLDQYVATLVQTGVRAHKLLIEMDNIEKGIMEAIAQHNIRLLVIGAAADRYNLGKLAEQESTKIIPVHKQAVPSCNIWFICNGNIKCTRVDSKRTPEIETAPPLLVCNSNAEAEQSQKFEYESIPNGLEHLDSDDVEEIETVSSHSSLRSKWSSISVADSSKLSGLLFCEEEVDGEIEDKSEINGRLEESTRDSKSMRRKEFEEALKQRKVKESSLEDEALEMESLCAKEKNKRREVEEQLAREKEELQKTKNQQDEIMYELQTVQEQNSALENQLSERQETAKELEEKILSAVDLLISFKEKRDRLQIECANAVRQVRVLREFGKSHTSFSYAVEFPVFSFMEINQATNDFDPSWKIGEGRYGSVYKGVLRNMHVAIKMLPSYGCHSQLEFERQVAVLSRVRHRNLLTLIGTCAESRSLVYEYLNNGSLEGHLARKEKSPLPWQIRISVAADICSALIFLHSSEPSIIHGNLKASKVLLDANFVAKLADIGIHGLVEKNVDSAHTTIHNKPNESLAYVDPEYLATGKFTPESDVYSFGILLLQLLTGRPLLGLVRDVKCALEKDNLEAVLDFSAGEWPLDQTIHLAYLALRCCHKTWLNRPDLTSDIWDVLEPFRTTCMNMPPYLTSKKHRRTPSHFVCPIVQEVMEDPYIAADGFTYEAEAIREWLDSGHDTSPMTNLKLEHTNLVPNYALHNAIQEWQQLQ